The Scyliorhinus torazame isolate Kashiwa2021f chromosome 22, sScyTor2.1, whole genome shotgun sequence DNA segment gtcgccacattccggcgcctgttcggggacgccggtACGGGAGGCTGGTAGGTGTACTGCAACAGAGAGTTAAagaacttttaaattaaaacaatgtttatttatgaaacctgttaacactttataaacccacaggaaacatcttaacaactatcaacaccaatcatcccccccaaagaatacaatactctataagtaactcttaatctttccttgctacATCCATCAGACAAAAAAACCTTTTGCAgaaaggtttaacttctctacagaaacaggtattatttttaaatcaccaaaggatctggagacagtctttagattacagagagagactaatacaccttctggctgtgaccgcAGCTACCCagttctcaaaacgaaactaaaacgcaccctgcagcaggCAGTCCAAAGTGAaattaaaagcagacagacagcctagctccacccacactctgacatcactgcagccatccaataaacacccacttcttaaaggtacatccactacagctattttataaacccccatttcttaaaggaaccctCACATGACACCCTCCATCTCCAGATTTGGCGCGGCAAAGTTTTAAGCTTCGGAATCCTTTTCGGATGTCTGCACGGGGATCAAGGATTATTCTGTGTTTTCTGGTTCGCAGGGAGTCTGCGAGCCTGCTTCcgacctcgtcgccagttttctactggtttttttttaaaggttaGACTTGCAGACCATGAGGGTATAGACACACAAGAGCTTCATTGGAAAGATGTTTATTCAACAGGCTGTTAGGGTAAATTGCCTGTTTGTTCGTGCAAACAgccgatgatgtcatcaatatgtcacatggtccgactcttaaagtgaccttgatcCAAAGAGGAGCAAACATCTACCCACAACAGGAGATCTTTCAGAAACCTCCCCTCAGACACAATGcattctggaattaaatgtctctaCCAAGTTCCCTTCCGTCTCtggctcagtactgagggtcagtactgagggagtgtcgcactgtcagagggtcagtactgagggagtgctgcactgtcagagggtcagtactgagggagtgctgcactgtcagagggtcagtgctgagggagcaccgcattgtcagagcgtcagtactgagggagtgttgcactgtcagagggtcagtactgagggagtgccgcactgtcagagggtcagtactgagggagtgctgcactgtcagagggtcagtactgagggagtgctgcactgtcagagagtcagtactgagggagtgctgcactgtcagagggtcagtactgagggagtgccgcactgtcagagggtcagtactgagggagtgctgcactgtcagagggtcagtactgagggagcgctgcactgtcagagggtcagtactgagggagcaccgcactgtcagagggtcagtactgagggagtgctgcactgtcagagggtcagtactgagggagtgccgcactgtcagagggtcagtactgagggagtgctgcactgtcagagggtcagtactgagggagcgctgcactgtcagagggtcagtactgagggagtgctgcactgtcagagagtcagtactgagggagtgctgcactgtcagagggtcagtactgagggagtgccgcactgtcagagggtcagtactgagggagtgccgcactttcagagggtcagtactgagggagtgccgcactgtcagagggtcagtactgagggagtgctgcactgtcagagggtcagtgctgagggagtgctgcactgtcagagggtcagtactgagggagcgccgcactgtcagagggtcagtactgagggagtgccgcactgtcagagggtcagtactgagggagtgccgcactgtcggagggtcagtactgagggagtgccgcactgtcagagggtcagtactgagggagtgccgcactgtcagagggtcagtactgagggagtgctgcactgtcagagggtcagtgctgagggagtgctgcactgtcagagggtcagtactgagggagcgccgcactgtcagagggtcagtactgagggagtgccgcactgtcagagggtcagtactgagggagtgccgcactgtcggagggtcagtactgagggagtgccgcactgtcagagggtcagtactgagggagtgctgcactatgggagggtcagtactgagggagtgctgcactgtcagagggtcagtactgggggagcgccgcactgtcagatggtcagtactgagcgagtgccgcactgtcagagggtcagtactgagggagtgccgcactgtcagagggtcagtactgagggagtgccgcactgtcagagggtcagtactgagggagtgccgcactgtcagagggtaagtactgagggaacgccgcactgtcagagggtcagtactgagggagtgccgcactgtcagagggtcagtactgagggagtgccgcactgtcagagggtcagtactgagggagtgctgcactgtcagagggtcagtactgagggagtgccgcactgccagagggtcagtactgagggagtgccgcactgtcagagggtcagtgctgagggagtgccgcactgtcagagggtcagtactgagggagtgccgcactgccagagggtcagtactgagggagtgccgcactgtcagagggtcagtactgagggagtgccgcactgccagagggtcagtactgagggagtgccgcactgtcagagagtcagtactgagggagtgccgcactgtcagagggtcagtactgagggagtgccgcactgtcagagggtcagtactgagggagtgccgcactgccagagggtcagtactgagggagtgccgcactgtcagagggtcagtgctgagggagtgccgcactgtcagagggtcagtactgagggagtgccgcactgccagagggtcagtactgagggagtgccgcactgtcagagggtcagtactgagggagtgccgcactgccagagggtcagtactgagggagtgctgcactgtcagagggtcagtactgagggagcgccgcactgtcagagggtcagtgctgtctgagAATGTTGTTAATTGGAGGGTTGTCTATGTGTCGAAGTGAACTCTGTTCTCTAcagctccgcaatcttggacttgacccctccctgtgcagctggatccgcgacttcctcaccaacagaccgcaatctgtcaggatcggCAACAgctcctcctccacgatagtcctcaacaccggggccccgcaaagataaggggctggtttagcactgggctaaatcgctggctttgaaagcagaccaaggcaggccagcagcacggttcgattcccgtaccagcctccccgaacaggcgccggaatgtggcgactaggggcttttcacagtaacttcatttgaagcctacttgtgacaataagcggttttcattgtgggtttttttttcattttcatgtgtgCTCAgtgctctactgtactccctatacacacacgactgtgtggcaagactgAACTCCAACTCCAAGTTTGCGGATAATCCGACTGTggcgggccgtatctcaaacaacattgaatcagactacagaagggagataaatcacttggttgcgatGTACCGAAAAcaccctctctctaaatgttggaaagaccaaggaactgatcatcgacttcaggaagcgcagcgcgacacacactcccgtctgcatcaatggctcaaagtggagatggtcgatagctttaagttcctgggggtcaccatcgccaacagtctgtcctggtccactcacgttgatgcaacagtcaagaaagcccaacaacgtctttacttcctacggaagctaaagaaatttaacatgtctgcatcgactctgacatacctctacagatgtgcgatagagagcatcctatccggctgcatcacagctggtatggcaactgctcggcccaagaccgcaagaaactgcagagtgtggtgaactcaactcaacgcatcacacaagcttgccatcctcccattgattctgtctacacctcccgctgcctcaggaagacagacagcattatcagagacccctcccacccaggcattgccctcttccagacccttccatcaggcagaaggtacagaagtctgaagacccgcacatccagacatcggaacagcttcttccccacagctaccagactcctcaacgactccccctcggactgatctgttccctgtcagaacactattcacgatgccctatgctgctcttgttcatgtatttgctttgtttggccccttgttccgcattgtaaccaatcactgtttgtcgatgtaccatttgtcaatgttccctgtcgattattcttgtgtctactatgtacgtactgtgtacgttccctcggccgcagaaaaatacttttcactgtactccggtacatgtgacaactcaaatcaaatcaaatcaaatcgaacACCCGGTTCCCACGCCCCGGCCGAGAATACTCACAGCTCGCATCTTCTCAAAGTGACCCCCTTCTCTCTGGAAGTTGATTGGCTGCCCGTCGAATGACCACAGGAAGTGAGCGTGTAGTGTCCGGTCATGTCTGCTCCTGCAGGTCAGGACAGCGCTCTCCCCCACCGTTAGCTCCAGGTCCGCCGGGGTCAGCTCCACCTCTGTCACATCTGTGCAAAGGCCAGGCCACCAGCTGGTCAATAACCCAACGCAGAGACAGAgctactcacccccacccccacccccccccctccgcccaggtcggccccctcccaccccccctccgcccaggtcggccccctcccacccccccctccgcccaggtcggccccctcccaccccccctccgcccaggtcggccccctcccaccccccctccgcccagGTCGGCCTTTCTCACACACCAGGCAGTGGAAATCCGGAACCTTCGCCCCACCGACCCCTCAAACAGCTGTCCAGGATTTTTACGGACCGTCAAACGGAACTTTCGTTCCCCATTTTGACAGACTTTGTTTTGTTGGAGAATGTCATCATTTAATCTGTTAATTTCCATGacgtggggcgtcgctgcctcagtCCCAGCGTTTATCGCCCGTCCctcattgccccttgagaaggtgatgggtgagccgccttcttgaacccgctgcagtcccgtgtggtgtaggtacacccactgtgctgattgggagggagttccgggattttgccccagcgacagtgaaggaacggccgatatatttcccagtcgggatggtgaggggctcggaggggagcctccaggtggtgggggtcccaggtatctgctgctcttgtccttctcgatggtagaggccgtgggtttgggaggtgctgcctaaggggccttggtgagttgctgctgtgcatcttgtagacggtacacacggctgcctctgtgcgtcggtgggggagggagtgaatgaggTGGTGGATGGGGGCTACTTTCTGAGTATCGGTCAGGAAGCTCAATCTGGAACGGTCAGTGACTAACTATAAGAGGTGAGCCGTTTAAAACGAAGGTGAGGAGAGTTTTATTCTCAGTACTGAGAGAATCACGCGTTTCTGGATTTCTCTTCCTCGAAGGGCGGCGGGAGCAGATTCTCTGACTATTTGTACGGCCGAGGTGGATAGACTCTCCATTAACGGGAGGGGTGAAAGGGTATTGTGGGGTCAGCGAGACTGTGGGGCCAAGGTGACCATCAGATTGGgttagatgggccgagtggcgttACTCCGAGTCCTCGATCATCCgtgaaccccgtgtgtacctgtcctgggagtgtttgatggggacagtgtagagggagctttactctgtatctaaccctgtgctgtacctgtcctgggagtgtttgatggggacagtgtagagggagctttactctgtatctaaccccgtgctgtacctgtcctgggagtgtttgatggggacagtgtagagggagctttactctgtatctaaccccgtgctgtacctgtcctgggagtgtttgatggggacagtgtagagggagctttactctgtatctaaccacgtgctgtacctgtcctgggagcgtttgatggggacagtgtagagggagctttactctgtgtctaaccccgtgctgtacctgtcctgggagtgtttgatggggacagtgtagagggagctttactctgtatctaaccccgtgctgtacctgtcctgggagtgtttgatggggacagtgtagagggagctttactctgtatctaaccccgtgctgtacctgtcctgggagcgtttgatggggacagtgtagagggagctttactctgtatctaaccccgtgctgtacctgtcctgggagtgtttgatggggacagtgcagagggagctttactctgtatctaaccccgtgctgtacctgtcctgggagtgtttgatggggacagtgtagagggagctttactctgtatctaactccgtgctgtacctgtcctgggagtgtttgatggggacagtgtagagggagctttactctgtatctaaccccgtgctgtacctgtcctgggagtgtttgatggggacagtgcagagggagctttactctgtatctaaccccgtgctgtacctgtcctgggagtgtttgatggggacagtgtagagggagctttactctgtatctaaccccgtgctgtacctgtcctgggagtgtttgatagggacagtgtagagggagctttactctgtatctaaccccgtgctgtacctgtcctgggagtgtttgatggggacagtgtagagggagctttactctgtatctaaccccatgctgtacctgtcctgggagtgtttgatggggacagtgtagagggagctttactctgtatctaacgccgtgctgtacctgtcctgggagtgtttgatggggacagagtagagggagctttactctgtttctaaccccatgctgtacctgtcctgggagtgtttgatggggacagtgtagagggagctttactctgtatctaaccccgtgctgtacctgtcctcggagtgtttgatggagacagtgtagagggagctttactctgtgtctaaccccgtgctgtacctgtcctgtgagtgtttgatggggacagtgtagagggagctttactctgtatctaaccccgtgctgtacctgtcctgggagtgtttaatggggacagtgtagagggagctttactctgtacctaaccccgtgctgtacctgtcctgggagtgtttgatggggacagtgtagaggcagctttactctgtatctaaccccgtgctgtacctgtcctgggagtgtttgatggggacagtgtagagggagctttattctgtatctaaccccgtgctgtacctgtcctgggagtgtttgatggggacagtgtagcgggagctttactctgtatctaacgccgtgctgtacctgtctcgggagtgtttgatggggacagtgtcgacggagctttactctgtatctaaccccgtgctgtacctgtcctgggagtgtttgatggggacagtgcagagggagcattactctgtatctaaccccgtgctgtacctgtcctgggtgtgtttgatggggacagtgtagagggagctttactctgtatctaaccccgtgctgtacctgtcctgggagtgtttgatggggacagtgtagagggagctttattctgtatctaaccccgtgctgtacctgtcctgggagtgtttgatggggacagtgtagagggagctttactctgtatggctGTAAATCCCATTAGAGATGGTGCAAGACTGGATTTGAAAGCTTTTAAAAATcaatatccaattaaggggcaatttaacgtggccaatccacctaacctgcacatctgtgagttgtgggggtgagacccacgtggacacggggagattgtgcaaactccagatggacagttacccagggccgggatcgaacctgggacctcggcgctgtgaggctgcagtgctaaccactgcgccaccttgccgcgcGATCTTGAAGCTTTTCACTGGGGTCCGTTACCTTTCACATACACATTTCCGGAGCTGGCTGAGGTGCCGAATATGTTCTCTGCCCGGCAGGTGTAGTGTCCAGTATCCCTGTGGGTGACGTTGGTGATCCGCAGGGTTCCGTCTTGTGAAACGCTTACCCTGTGGGGGAGAATTGGAGTCAGTGCATGGTTGGAAATCTGACACATCCCAGTTCCAATGTCAGGCCTGAGAATTGTGACAGGCAGCGTTTCAAACCCAGACACATAGTCCCTGTTCGAAGGACAGTGCACCCAGCAGCTGGACACAACACGGAAatataaacccctccctatctctgtaacctcctccagccccgacaccctccctatctctgtaacctcctccagccccgacaccctccctatctctgtaacctcccccagaccctactcccctccctatctctgtaacctcctccagcccctacaccccctccctatctctgtaacctcctccagcccctacaacccctccctatctctgtaacctcctccagccccgacaccctccctatctctgtaacctcctccagccccgacactcctccctatctctgtaacctcctccaaccccgacacccctccctatctctgtaacctcctccaaccccaacacccctccttatctctgtaaccacctccaaccccaacacccctccctacctccgtaacctcctccagtccctacaccctccctatctctgtaacctcctccagtcccaacaccctccctatctctgtaacctcctccagtctctacaccctccctatctctgtaacctcctccagcccctagacccctccttatctctgtaacctcccccagccctgacacctccctatctctgtaacctcctccaaccccgacacccctccctatctctgtaacctccaccagcccctataccctccctatctctgtaacatcctccagcccctacacccctccctatctctgaaacctcctccagcccctacacccctccctatctctgtaacctcctccagccccctacacccctccctatctctgtaacctcctccaacccctacaccctccctatctctgtaaccatctgcagcccctacaccctccctatctctgtaaccttctccagcccctacacccctccctatctctgtaacttccagctccctacacccctccctatctctgtcaactcctccagtccctacacccctccctatctctgaaacgtcctccaaccccaacaaccctccctatctctgtcccctcctccaacccgaaacccctccttatctctgtaacctcctccagtccctacaccctccctatctccgcaacctcctccagtccctacaccctccctaactctgaaacctcctccaaccccaacacccctccctacctccgtaacctcctccagcccctacaccctccctatctctgtaacctcctccagcccctacaccctccctatctctgtaacctcctccagcccctacaccctccctatctctgtaactcctccaaccccaacacccctccttatctctgtaaccacctccaactcCAACACCCCTTCCtacctccgtaacctcctccagccccgacacccctccctatctctgtaaccacctccagcccctacaccctccctatctctgtaacctcctccaaccctacatccccaccctatctctgtaacctcctccaaccccgacacccctccctacctccgtaacctcctccagtccctacaccctccctatctctgtaacctcctccaaccccgacacgcctccctatctctgtaacctcctccagtcccaacaccctccctatctctgtaacctcctccagtctctacaccctccctatctctgtaacctcctccaaccacgatacccctccctatctctgtaacctcctccaaccacgatacctctccctatctctgtaacctcctccaacaccgacacccctccctatctctgtaacctcctccagtccctacaaccctccctatctctgtaacatcctccagcccctacacccctccctatctctgaaacctcctccagcccctacacccctccctatctctgtaacctcctccagccccctacacccctccctatctctgtaacctcctccaacccctacaccctccctatctctgtaaccatctgcagcccctacacccttccatatctctgtaaccttctccagcccctacacccctccctatctctgtaacttccagctccctacacccctccctatctctgaaacgtcctccagcccctacacccctccctatctctgtaacttccagctccctacacccctccctatctctgtaacctcctccagtccctacaccctccctatctccgcaacctcctccagtccctacaccctccctatctctgaaacctcctccaacctcaacacccctccctatctctgtaacctcctccagcccctacaccctccctatctctgtaacctcctccagcccttacaccctccctatctctgtaacctcctccagcccctacaccctccctatctctgtaacctcctccagccccaa contains these protein-coding regions:
- the LOC140399404 gene encoding contactin-5-like, with product MCQISNHALTPILPHRVSVSQDGTLRITNVTHRDTGHYTCRAENIFGTSASSGNVYVKDVTEVELTPADLELTVGESAVLTCRSRHDRTLHAHFLWSFDGQPINFQREGGHFEKMRAQVSSADVMIRNIQLQHSGRYGCRVRTAVDSSSGTAVVLVRGPPGAPGVVIVEEMSSHTATLSWSPSQDHQSPVTRYNLQARSPYTLGWQSVTTG